In Kineosporia sp. NBRC 101731, the genomic window GCGAAGACCGTGAGGTTGCCGATCAGCTGGGCCGGGGAGAAGGCGGCCAGGAGGAAGAGCAGGGTGCCCACCACAGCGACGGTGGCGTAGGTCCGGCCCGGTCCCCGTGGCGAAGGAGCAGCCACGGCAACGGGTTCCGGCGCGGTCGCGGCGACGGGGGCCGCCGAGACCTCGACGGGCGGTGGTGGCCAGGTCAGGGTCCCGTCGCGCACCACGGTCATCGACCGCTGCACCACGTCGTCGAGGTCGAGCACCAGCTGCCCGTCTTTCCCGGGGGTGAGCAGCTTCATCAGGTTGACGAGGTTGGTGCCGAAGAGCTGTGATGCCTGGGTCGGCAGGCGCCCCACCAGATCGGTGTAACCGACGATGGAGACGCCGTTCTCGGTGACGACGACCTCACCGGCCCGGGTTCCCTCCACGTTGCCGCCCTGCGCGGCGGCCATGTCCACGATCACGCTGCCGGGCCGCATCGACGCGACGTGCGCGGCGGTGAGCAGGCGGGGCGCGGGGCGGCCGGGGATCAGGGCGGTCGTGATGACGATGTCGACGTCGGCGGCCTGCTCGGCATAGAGCTGCTCGGCCCGGGCGTCGTAGTCGGAGGAGGTCGCGCGGGCGTAACCGTCGCTACTACGGCGACCGTCCGCGTCCTCGGTCAGAACCGGCAGAAAGGTGCCCCCGAGCGAACCGACCTGTTCCGCGACCTCGGGTCGCGGGTCGGTGGCGCGCACGACCGCGCCCAGGCTGCTGGCCGTGCCGATCGCGGCCAGCCCCGCCACCCCGGCCCCGGCCACGAGGACCTTCGCCGGCGGGACCTTGCCCGCCGCCGTCACCTGGCCGGTGAAGAACCGGCCGAACAGGTTGGCCGCCTCGATGACGGCCCGGTACCCGGCGATGTTGGCCATCGAGCTGAGCACGTCCAGCGACTGCGCGCGGCTGATGCGGGGCACGGCGTCCATGGCCAGCACGGTGAGGTGCCGGGTGGCGAGCTGCTCGAGCAGCTCGGGATGGCGCGCCGGGGCGATCATCGACACCAGGGTGGCGCCGTCGTGCAGCCGGGCGATCTCCTGCGTGGTGGGCGCGTTGACCTTGAGCACGAGGTCGGCGTCCCAGGCCTGGGGCCGTGCTGTCACCCGGGCCCCGGCCCGGGCGAAGGCCTCGTCGCTGAAGGAGGAGAGGGCCCCGGCCCCGGTCTCCAGGAGCACGTCGTAGCCGAGCACGACGAGCTGCTCGACGGTCTTCGGGGTGGCGGCGACCCGGGTCTCGCCGGGGGCGGACTCGGCAACGACCCCGATGCGCAGCGGGGGCGGGGTTTCAGACACAGGCAGATCCGATCATCGGCGATCATCGACACCTCAGTAGTACAAGGATCACCGGATGATCAGAAGGTGCGGAATGCCCCCGGCTGTGACCTGGGCCGCCCGGCTTCCCCTGGGCCGAAAGTCCATGGCTGTGCCTGCGCCCGGGGCGGTCGGGCAAACCACAGGTCCCGGACGAGTCCGCAGTTCCCCACCCGTATGCGGTGGGGAAAGAGCACGATGACCAGAAAGCGGCCGACCTTCAGGGGGCCACCGTGAAGCATGGGGGGGCACCGTGAGGCTCACGATTGTCAGCGCCACCGGGGGAGTGGGCCGGGCCCTGATGAACCAGGCCGTGGCGGCGGGGCACGACGTCACCGCTGTCGTCCGCGACCCCGGCAAGGTGACCGCGGCAGTCCGCGTCGTGCAGGCCGACCTGAGTGCTCCGACGCCGCAGCTCGAGGCCGCGGTCGGGAGTGCGGACGCGGTGCTCTCCGGTCTCGGTCCCCGCACCCGGGCGGACGCCGGGGTCGCGTCCCGGGGCACGCGGGTGGTGATCCGGGCGCTGCAGGCCACCGGCGCGCGGCGGCTGGTCGTGGTCAGCGCCGCACCGATCACCGCCTTCGCCACCCCGGGCCGTCCGCACCCGCCCCGGCACGACCCGGGTGACGGTCCGGCGACCCGGTACCTGCTCGCCCCGCTGATCCGCAGGATCCTGCGCGAGTACTACGCCGACCTGGCCCTGATGGAGGAGGAACTGCGCGACAGCGGGCTCGACTGGACGTCGGTGCGTCCCCCGCGTCTCACGGACGGCCCGCTCACCGGGACCTATCGCACCGCCCTGGACCAGAACGTCCGGGGCGGGCTGTCGATGTCCCGGGCCGACGTGGCGCACCTGATGCTCGCCACCGTGACCGACCAGGCCACGGTCGGCCACACGGTGGGGTGTGGCTACTGAAACTCAGTCCCGGGGGGTCCATCCCAGCGCCGGGCCGAGCTTCGTGGCCATGTCGGTGAGGATCTGCACGTAGTCGTCGTGCTCGAAGCTGAACGGCAGCGCGAACGCCACCTCGTCGATCTGCGCGTAGGCCGCGTGTGCCCGCAGTTGCTCCGCGATCTGCTCGCTCGTGCCGATGAGGTCGCGGGCGAACAGGAGCTGGGCCGGACCCTGCGGCCGGGCCGTGCGCGGCGTTCGCCTGTCCACGTACGCCTGGTACTTCGCCATCTGCCCCGGCGTCGCCGAGTCGGTCGGGATCACCACGAGCCCCTGTGACACGCGCGCTTTCTCGCCCAGTGGGTGGGCTGCGCGGAAGGCCTGTACGTGGCTCAGCTGGATCTGCGCGAAGTCCGGTGCGGGGCCCTCGGCCTTCACCACGCTGCTGGTCAGGAAGTTCATGCCGTTCTCGCCCGCCCACTGGGCCGAGCGCAGGCTGGCCCCGCCGTACCAGAGCCGCTCGGCCAGGCCCACGGCGTGCGGCTGGACGCGGTCGGAGAACTCCTCGAACGCCCGGGCGCCGCTGAAGTCGGAGGCCTTCTCGCCGCGGATGAACCCGAGCAGCCGCTTCACCCGTTCGTACGAGAAGTCTTCCACCTCGGCGGTGTCGGGGTAGAGCGCGTCCTTCACCGTGTCGTAGGACATCGGCGGGCCGACGCTCAGCCCGGGGTTCAGCCGGCCGCCGGAGAGGATGTCGACCGTGGCCCAGTCCTCGGCCAGGCGCAGTGGGTTCTCCCAGCCCAGCGGCGTGACGGCGGTGCCCAGCTCGATCCTGCTGGTGCGCTGCGAGGCGGCGGCCAGCACGGCGACCGGCGAGGAGATGCCGAACTGCAGGTGCCGGTGCCGCAGCCAGGCGCTGTCGAACCCGAGCTGCTCGCCGAGCTCGATGATCCGCAACGTCGACTCGTGACCGGCCCGCGGGTCGGCCTCGTCGAACAACCCGATCGTCAGGAATCCCAGCCTCTGCAGAGCTCGCATAGTTGATTGTTGCACTACCTATGGCGTGCTGGCTGGCCTTGGGGTCGATGGTGCGAACTCGTCACGGTGCCGTCTCGGGATCGTGTGCATGCGGTGCGGTTCTGGCGCAGGGAATGCACACGATTCGGGGGTAGCGATAACAGGCTTTTGCCGTGGGGGCTCTGGGGTACGCGTGCAGAGGCTGTGGACGTCCGGGCGGAGTGGGTCTCCGGGGTGAGGTGGACGTCGGGATGGGCGGTCAGGCGTGGCGTGGCGCCGGGTTGCCGCCACATGTGCGGGAAAGAGTTCGACCATCCGGACGCTTGTTAGGTTAGCCTTACCTGCATAACGATTGGACCGGTCGGGAGGCGGCACAGGTGACGCGGGTGATGTGGGACAGGCCTCGGAGTGAGCACCTGCTCCCCGATGATGCCCGGCCGTCCGGTGGCCACGTGATCAGTTGCGACGAGTTCGGATACGCGCCGGGGGAGCGGGGCGGCATCCTGGTGGCGCGGTACCGCTCCAGTGGCCCGCTGGAGTTCGGTGAAGGGCGCCAGAACGTCCTTCATCAGCTGTACTTCTCGCCCGGTGGCCTGGTCGGCGCCCGGCCGGGCGCCGGGTCGCAGTTCGTCGGCCCGGCCGAGGTGTTCTGGGTCCGGCGCGGGGTGCTGCACGAGGTCACGGCGGGCCGGCAGCAGATCGTGTACCGGGTCGGCCTGCGCGAGGAGCCGTCCGCGCTGAAGCACCGGCGGGTCGGCGCCGCCGGTATCGAACCCGAGGCCGTGGCCCTGCTGCGGGCGCTCGGTTCGTCGGGGGTGCCGGCGGCCCGGGCGGTGAAGGCCCGGGCCCGCGTGCTTGCCGGGATCGGTGCGACCTTCCGGGAGCTGGCCGGAACCCCGGTCAACGGTTCGGGTTACGCGATGAGGGTCGCCCAGGCGCTGACGCACGACCCGGGCGACCCGACCAGCCTGGAGGAATGGGCCCGGCGCCTCCACGTCAGTGTGAAGACACTGCAGCGCGACTTCGTCAAGGAGTTCGGTCTCTCGTACACCCAGTGGCGAACACGGTTGCGGCTGCTCGCCTCCCGGGTGCTGCTGGAGACCAGTCCGGTGACCGAGGTGGCCCGGCGTGTCGGCTACGCCAGCACCTCCGCCTTCATTGTGGCGTTCACCCGTGAGTTCGGGGTCACGCCCGGGCGTCAGCGGACGTCGTAGCGGGCTCGTCCGCCGGCGGTTTCCAGGGGGCCGGGAAGGTGGGCCCGATGAGCCGTTACCGTCGACGAGATCAGCGTGAGCTGCCCCACGGCGTCCCCAAAGGCATTGCCGGGGCGAACCAATGGTGGACGCACGCACGCGCGGGCGGGTGGGCGTCCACCATGGGGGTGGGGGCGAAAAGCCAAAACCCCTTGATCACGGAGAAAGGGGTGGGGGGTTAGATTGCTCCGGGTGAACGTGGATGCGCATCAGAAGCAGGCTCTTGAACTGGACGCCGTCACCTATCGCCGGGGGACGAAGCAGATCCTGCACGGCATCGATCTGAGCGTCGGGGCGGGGGAGCACTGGGCCCTGCTCGGGCCGAACGGTGCCGGGAAGTCCACCGTACTGGCCTTTCTCGGCGCTGTGTCGTTCCCCACCTCGGGCACGGTGAGGGTGCTGGGGCACCAGCTGGGCCGGGTGGAGCTGGCGGCCCTGCGGCGTCGCATCGGGCATGTGAATCCCCGTCACCCCCTGCGGTCGGCGCTGACGGTGCGGGAGGTCGTGATCACGGGCCTGACCGGCACGATCGAACTGCCGATGCGCTGGGCGCCGGCGCCGGAGCAGATCAAGCGTGCGGACGAGCTGATCGACCTGCTCGGTCTCACCGACCGCGCTGATCACGTCTGGCCGACGCTGTCCCAGGGTGAGCGCGGCCGCACCCTGATCGCCCGGGCCCTGGCCGGTGACCCGGAACTACTGCTGCT contains:
- a CDS encoding Re/Si-specific NAD(P)(+) transhydrogenase subunit alpha — protein: MPVSETPPPLRIGVVAESAPGETRVAATPKTVEQLVVLGYDVLLETGAGALSSFSDEAFARAGARVTARPQAWDADLVLKVNAPTTQEIARLHDGATLVSMIAPARHPELLEQLATRHLTVLAMDAVPRISRAQSLDVLSSMANIAGYRAVIEAANLFGRFFTGQVTAAGKVPPAKVLVAGAGVAGLAAIGTASSLGAVVRATDPRPEVAEQVGSLGGTFLPVLTEDADGRRSSDGYARATSSDYDARAEQLYAEQAADVDIVITTALIPGRPAPRLLTAAHVASMRPGSVIVDMAAAQGGNVEGTRAGEVVVTENGVSIVGYTDLVGRLPTQASQLFGTNLVNLMKLLTPGKDGQLVLDLDDVVQRSMTVVRDGTLTWPPPPVEVSAAPVAATAPEPVAVAAPSPRGPGRTYATVAVVGTLLFLLAAFSPAQLIGNLTVFALAVVIGYYVIGQVHHALHTPLMSVTNAISGIIVVGALLQIGHDDLLVTALAALAVFLASVNIFGGFAVTRRMLGMFSKG
- a CDS encoding NAD(P)H-binding protein — translated: MRLTIVSATGGVGRALMNQAVAAGHDVTAVVRDPGKVTAAVRVVQADLSAPTPQLEAAVGSADAVLSGLGPRTRADAGVASRGTRVVIRALQATGARRLVVVSAAPITAFATPGRPHPPRHDPGDGPATRYLLAPLIRRILREYYADLALMEEELRDSGLDWTSVRPPRLTDGPLTGTYRTALDQNVRGGLSMSRADVAHLMLATVTDQATVGHTVGCGY
- a CDS encoding LLM class flavin-dependent oxidoreductase yields the protein MRALQRLGFLTIGLFDEADPRAGHESTLRIIELGEQLGFDSAWLRHRHLQFGISSPVAVLAAASQRTSRIELGTAVTPLGWENPLRLAEDWATVDILSGGRLNPGLSVGPPMSYDTVKDALYPDTAEVEDFSYERVKRLLGFIRGEKASDFSGARAFEEFSDRVQPHAVGLAERLWYGGASLRSAQWAGENGMNFLTSSVVKAEGPAPDFAQIQLSHVQAFRAAHPLGEKARVSQGLVVIPTDSATPGQMAKYQAYVDRRTPRTARPQGPAQLLFARDLIGTSEQIAEQLRAHAAYAQIDEVAFALPFSFEHDDYVQILTDMATKLGPALGWTPRD
- a CDS encoding AraC family transcriptional regulator, which encodes MTRVMWDRPRSEHLLPDDARPSGGHVISCDEFGYAPGERGGILVARYRSSGPLEFGEGRQNVLHQLYFSPGGLVGARPGAGSQFVGPAEVFWVRRGVLHEVTAGRQQIVYRVGLREEPSALKHRRVGAAGIEPEAVALLRALGSSGVPAARAVKARARVLAGIGATFRELAGTPVNGSGYAMRVAQALTHDPGDPTSLEEWARRLHVSVKTLQRDFVKEFGLSYTQWRTRLRLLASRVLLETSPVTEVARRVGYASTSAFIVAFTREFGVTPGRQRTS
- a CDS encoding ATP-binding cassette domain-containing protein — encoded protein: MNVDAHQKQALELDAVTYRRGTKQILHGIDLSVGAGEHWALLGPNGAGKSTVLAFLGAVSFPTSGTVRVLGHQLGRVELAALRRRIGHVNPRHPLRSALTVREVVITGLTGTIELPMRWAPAPEQIKRADELIDLLGLTDRADHVWPTLSQGERGRTLIARALAGDPELLLLDEPSTGLDLAAREQLLDTIDLLETTHPDLTSVLVTHHLEELPTSTTHAALLRDGRLVAAGAIDAVLTSEHVSTAFDHPIRVGRQDGRWSARTIRT